A single window of Archangium gephyra DNA harbors:
- a CDS encoding RNA ligase family protein, giving the protein MPESFFKFPHTPHLAWLSSAPARQDKVLSPPEVRDFLSGEVLIEEKVDGANLGISVDPSGNLRAQNRGSFLGTRASPQFQPLWPWLEARRERLVEALGQRLMLFGEWCFAVHSVRYDALPDWFLAFDVYDREAGRFWSAERRDALVDELGLFRVPELARGRFTLAEVQTLLGPSRLAPGPMEGLYLRRDRGGFLEARAKLVRAEFVQAIEEHWSSRPLERNALASVPGA; this is encoded by the coding sequence ATGCCCGAGTCGTTCTTCAAGTTCCCGCACACCCCCCACCTGGCGTGGCTCTCCTCCGCTCCCGCGCGTCAGGACAAGGTGCTCTCGCCCCCCGAGGTCCGCGACTTCCTCTCCGGTGAGGTGCTCATCGAGGAGAAGGTGGACGGGGCCAACCTCGGCATCTCCGTCGACCCTTCCGGCAACCTCCGCGCGCAGAACCGTGGCTCGTTTCTGGGCACTCGCGCCTCGCCCCAGTTCCAGCCCTTGTGGCCCTGGTTGGAGGCCCGGCGCGAGCGGCTCGTCGAGGCGCTCGGACAGCGGCTCATGCTCTTCGGGGAGTGGTGCTTCGCTGTTCACAGCGTCCGCTACGACGCGCTGCCCGACTGGTTCCTCGCCTTCGACGTCTATGACCGTGAGGCGGGGCGCTTCTGGTCCGCCGAACGCCGGGATGCCCTGGTCGATGAGCTCGGCCTCTTCCGGGTGCCCGAACTCGCCCGTGGACGGTTCACCCTCGCCGAGGTCCAGACGCTCCTCGGTCCTTCCCGGCTTGCCCCGGGCCCCATGGAGGGACTCTACCTGCGCCGTGACCGGGGCGGTTTCCTGGAGGCCCGCGCCAAGCTCGTGCGCGCTGAGTTCGTCCAGGCCATCGAGGAGCACTGGTCCTCGCGTCCCCTAGAACGCAACGCGCTCGCCTCCGTCCCGGGAGCGTAG
- a CDS encoding tryptophan 2,3-dioxygenase: MLGIMNKRELEPGIFTDLAGRTTYGEYLQLDRLLSAQVPRSQPPHHDELLFIIQHQTSELWMKLLVHELTAVIRYIQADNLEPSFKIFSRVGHIQRMLFEQWSVLETLTPNEYLEFRGALGQASGFQSHQYRALEFLLGHKDEHSLGPFKHIPGVHAQLERFLHSPSVYDEFLRHLSRQGHAVPADRVERDWREPYEKSAAVMEVFRHIYENPEKHWDAYEMCEKLVDVEERFQLWRYRHMMTVMRVIGFKQGTGGSSGVGFLRKALDLRFFPELWDVRTELAPPAGR, translated from the coding sequence TTGTTGGGCATCATGAACAAGCGCGAGCTGGAACCCGGAATCTTCACCGACCTGGCCGGACGGACCACGTACGGCGAGTACCTGCAGCTGGACCGTCTGTTGTCCGCGCAGGTGCCCCGCTCGCAGCCGCCGCACCATGATGAGCTGCTCTTCATCATCCAGCATCAGACGAGCGAGCTGTGGATGAAGCTGCTCGTGCACGAGCTGACGGCGGTCATCCGTTACATCCAGGCGGACAACCTGGAGCCCTCGTTCAAAATCTTCTCCCGGGTGGGCCACATCCAGCGGATGCTCTTCGAGCAGTGGAGCGTGCTGGAGACGCTCACGCCCAATGAGTACCTCGAGTTCCGGGGCGCGCTGGGCCAGGCCTCGGGCTTCCAGAGCCACCAGTACCGCGCGCTGGAGTTCCTGCTCGGCCACAAGGACGAGCACTCGTTGGGGCCCTTCAAGCACATACCGGGCGTGCATGCGCAGCTCGAGCGTTTCCTGCACTCGCCCAGTGTGTATGACGAGTTCCTGCGTCACCTGTCGCGCCAGGGCCACGCGGTGCCAGCGGACCGTGTCGAGCGCGACTGGCGTGAGCCGTATGAGAAGAGCGCGGCGGTGATGGAGGTGTTCCGCCACATCTACGAGAACCCCGAGAAGCACTGGGATGCGTACGAGATGTGCGAGAAGCTGGTGGACGTGGAGGAGCGTTTCCAGCTCTGGCGTTACCGGCACATGATGACGGTGATGCGAGTCATCGGTTTCAAGCAGGGCACCGGCGGCTCCTCGGGCGTGGGCTTCCTGCGCAAGGCGTTGGATCTGCGCTTCTTCCCCGAGCTCTGGGACGTGCGCACCGAGCTCGCTCCCCCGGCGGGCAGGTAG
- a CDS encoding AAA family ATPase, with product MFTQLRIQNFKAWKDTGNIRLAPLTVFFGPNSSGKTSLLQLLLLLQQSEQSSDRKRTLNFGDSHSVVDLGVYPEMVFRHEPQRRLRFAFKWRVLGAQEDETERPYKVPQGTMAAFKASIGPVRDGSGPLGLDFFQYSVCVPSQKPFTIRVQRDEVAGGYELSSRGLDFQNTPEISGGLSSPVRFYGFPREVDEEAVDDLEFSLEEQLDAIHYLGPLRELPARYYSWSGEATEGVGIRGERSVEALLAGMERTLRRGDGAPVRFGALIADWLVRMQLLDSFEVKRIAPSRRDYEVLVRSRGGAETVNLIDVGFGISQILPVLVQAFYVERESTILLEQPELHLHPSAQSSLADLFIDAIQMREDALPRNIQFLVESHSEHFLRRLQRRIAEGVLTPDQTALYFCKPGPEGSTIEELKLDEFGNISNWPENFFGDEVGDLSAMAKAAMKRQLGSEVE from the coding sequence ATGTTCACGCAGCTGCGCATCCAGAATTTCAAGGCGTGGAAGGACACGGGGAACATCCGCCTCGCGCCGCTCACCGTGTTCTTCGGGCCCAACAGCTCTGGCAAGACGAGTCTGTTGCAGCTTCTGCTCCTGCTGCAGCAGTCAGAGCAGTCCTCCGACCGGAAGCGGACTTTGAATTTCGGGGACAGTCACAGTGTGGTTGATCTGGGAGTATATCCCGAGATGGTCTTCCGGCATGAGCCTCAGAGGCGGCTCCGATTCGCCTTCAAGTGGCGTGTGTTAGGCGCGCAGGAGGACGAAACGGAGCGGCCCTATAAGGTGCCTCAAGGCACCATGGCCGCTTTCAAGGCGAGCATAGGCCCCGTTCGCGATGGTTCTGGTCCTCTCGGCTTGGACTTCTTCCAGTACAGCGTCTGCGTGCCGTCTCAAAAGCCCTTCACCATCAGGGTGCAGCGGGATGAAGTGGCCGGAGGCTACGAACTTTCATCTAGAGGGCTCGATTTCCAGAACACGCCAGAAATATCTGGCGGGCTTTCGTCCCCCGTCCGTTTCTACGGATTCCCTCGAGAAGTGGATGAGGAGGCTGTCGATGACTTGGAGTTTTCTCTCGAAGAGCAACTCGATGCTATCCACTACCTTGGACCGCTTCGTGAGTTGCCTGCCCGCTACTATAGCTGGTCTGGTGAAGCTACTGAAGGCGTAGGCATTAGGGGGGAGCGTAGCGTCGAAGCGTTATTGGCGGGAATGGAACGTACCTTGCGGCGTGGTGATGGTGCGCCTGTGCGTTTCGGAGCGCTGATTGCGGACTGGCTCGTTCGGATGCAGTTGCTCGACAGCTTCGAAGTCAAGCGGATCGCGCCCAGTCGGAGGGATTATGAGGTTCTCGTTCGGAGCCGTGGTGGTGCCGAAACGGTCAACCTGATCGATGTTGGCTTCGGGATTTCGCAGATTCTGCCGGTTCTCGTGCAGGCGTTCTATGTCGAGCGTGAGAGCACCATTCTATTGGAACAGCCCGAGCTTCACCTGCATCCCAGCGCCCAATCATCCCTGGCGGACCTCTTCATTGATGCAATCCAGATGCGGGAAGATGCTCTTCCCCGTAACATCCAGTTTCTGGTGGAGAGCCACTCGGAACATTTCCTGCGCCGTCTCCAGCGACGGATTGCCGAAGGTGTGTTGACGCCGGACCAGACGGCGCTCTACTTCTGCAAGCCGGGCCCCGAGGGCTCCACCATCGAGGAATTGAAACTCGATGAGTTCGGAAACATCTCCAACTGGCCGGAGAACTTCTTCGGCGACGAGGTGGGTGACCTCTCGGCGATGGCCAAAGCCGCCATGAAGCGGCAGCTTGGTTCGGAGGTGGAATGA
- a CDS encoding adenylate/guanylate cyclase domain-containing protein: MTRADGSNRSAVRADSPLFGELLLKLGIVTPNQIEEALALQSLNGQRLGEALISLGYVTREQIQDALGEALGLHNAPQGFTPAQPPLGELLVGLKYLTVAQLDEALALQRRTGRKLGEIVVEHGYCTYKQLYEGLGLQGRVSGRQETPARALPQEGGHHRVMVVDDSPLACAFVQDGLVSLGYEVICFQDPYEALEQVGKVQPAIVLSDLDMPGIDGMELCRRLKEGPSRAMPVIILTANDNDTERVKGLRAGADDYVNKSASMDELAARIESVMRRTGETERMRKLFARYTSDAVVEEILKSPDSVVLTGEKREVTILFADIRNFTGLADSLPPEQTVGVLNQVLGGLSDAVLTCGGTLDKFLGDGLMAVFGAPVFREDDALRALQSAKMMMAFMVELRQRAEAEWATTRQGRPLTLELGIGINSGMAVAGNIGGAMRTEYTCIGDSVNVAARLCALAGPGEILVGERTVELLAGHESGFEELPPVRLKGKPHPVPLFRALW; the protein is encoded by the coding sequence TTGACCCGTGCCGATGGCAGCAACCGCTCCGCGGTTCGCGCTGACAGCCCTCTCTTCGGCGAGCTCCTGCTCAAGCTCGGCATCGTCACGCCCAATCAGATCGAAGAGGCACTCGCCCTCCAGTCGCTCAACGGCCAGCGGCTCGGCGAGGCCCTCATCTCCCTGGGCTACGTCACCCGCGAGCAGATTCAAGACGCGCTGGGCGAGGCGCTCGGCCTGCACAACGCCCCCCAGGGCTTCACCCCCGCGCAGCCCCCCCTGGGCGAGCTGCTCGTGGGCCTCAAGTACCTCACCGTCGCGCAGCTCGACGAGGCCCTCGCCCTCCAGCGCCGCACCGGCCGCAAGCTGGGCGAAATCGTCGTCGAGCACGGGTACTGCACCTACAAACAGCTCTACGAGGGGCTCGGCCTCCAGGGCCGCGTCTCCGGCCGCCAGGAGACTCCCGCCCGCGCCCTGCCCCAGGAGGGCGGCCACCACCGCGTCATGGTCGTCGACGACAGCCCCCTGGCCTGCGCCTTCGTGCAGGACGGGCTCGTGTCGCTCGGCTACGAGGTCATCTGCTTCCAGGATCCGTACGAGGCCCTCGAGCAGGTGGGCAAGGTGCAGCCGGCCATCGTCCTGAGCGACCTGGACATGCCCGGCATCGACGGCATGGAGCTGTGCCGCCGCCTCAAGGAAGGCCCCAGCCGGGCCATGCCCGTCATCATCCTCACCGCCAACGACAACGACACCGAGCGCGTGAAGGGCCTGCGCGCGGGCGCGGATGACTACGTCAACAAGTCCGCCTCCATGGACGAGCTCGCCGCGCGCATCGAGAGCGTCATGCGCCGCACCGGCGAGACGGAGCGGATGCGCAAGCTCTTCGCCCGCTACACCTCCGACGCCGTCGTCGAGGAGATCCTCAAGAGCCCCGACTCGGTGGTGCTCACCGGCGAGAAGCGCGAGGTCACCATCCTCTTCGCCGACATCCGCAACTTCACCGGGCTCGCGGACAGTCTGCCTCCCGAGCAGACCGTCGGTGTGTTGAATCAAGTGCTGGGCGGGCTGTCCGACGCGGTGCTCACCTGCGGCGGGACGCTGGACAAGTTCCTCGGGGATGGGCTCATGGCCGTCTTCGGCGCGCCCGTGTTCCGCGAGGACGACGCGCTGCGCGCCCTCCAGTCCGCGAAGATGATGATGGCCTTCATGGTCGAGCTGCGCCAGCGCGCCGAGGCCGAGTGGGCCACCACCCGCCAGGGCCGCCCCCTCACGCTCGAGCTGGGCATCGGCATCAACTCGGGCATGGCCGTGGCCGGCAACATCGGCGGCGCCATGCGCACCGAGTACACCTGCATCGGCGACTCGGTGAACGTGGCCGCGCGGCTGTGCGCCCTGGCCGGTCCGGGAGAAATTCTCGTCGGCGAGCGCACCGTGGAGCTGCTGGCCGGGCACGAGTCGGGCTTCGAGGAACTGCCCCCCGTGCGCCTCAAGGGCAAGCCCCACCCCGTGCCCCTCTTCCGCGCTCTGTGGTAG
- a CDS encoding SEC-C domain-containing protein: MTTLGRTEPCPCGSGQKYKRCCAGKDAAAARPVAAPGAHLHERDESLVQRMVRYAGSRFGWDWLREAAEAFFEKPGFLPEYPQTQLFMPWAVHHWEVEGRPVREWFLEEKGTTLPEAERMWLLSQRPVVVTVWEVLEVRKGVGVRVTDLLGRGAHFVYEVRGSQQLLPRHAVLGRVVEHEGLAVFCGIDPQPLPPLDADEVVRVARKLLGVRGNRSVPRELLASEDTSLGLVLLWHGVADGLRAKAKQEPRLTNTDGEPLVFVVDLYAFAPEAHSRVLEALSTLEGMEVEEEGEVFRCTFLKEGNAMHAGWENTIIGSAEVGADSLRLEANSVERADALGRRVEAACDGLVRHRSREKTEPSKVREGRAGQRPPPSPEEQESLREFKARHYAAWLDSQLPALKGKSPRQAVRTKAGRHQVDVLLKQLENLEANRSVEERMDVSGLRRELGLEG, from the coding sequence ATGACTACGCTTGGGCGGACCGAGCCGTGTCCCTGTGGGAGCGGGCAGAAGTACAAGCGGTGCTGTGCTGGGAAGGACGCGGCGGCTGCGAGGCCTGTTGCCGCTCCGGGAGCGCACCTGCACGAGCGGGATGAGTCGCTCGTCCAGAGGATGGTGCGCTACGCCGGCAGCCGGTTCGGCTGGGATTGGCTGCGTGAGGCCGCCGAGGCCTTCTTCGAGAAGCCCGGCTTCCTGCCTGAGTACCCGCAGACCCAACTCTTCATGCCCTGGGCGGTGCACCACTGGGAGGTGGAGGGGCGCCCCGTGAGGGAGTGGTTCCTGGAGGAAAAGGGCACGACGCTGCCGGAGGCGGAGCGGATGTGGCTGCTGTCGCAGCGGCCGGTGGTCGTTACCGTCTGGGAGGTATTGGAGGTACGGAAGGGGGTGGGCGTGCGGGTGACGGACCTGTTGGGGCGAGGGGCGCACTTCGTGTACGAGGTGCGCGGTTCCCAGCAGCTTCTTCCGCGGCATGCGGTGCTCGGACGGGTGGTGGAGCACGAAGGGCTGGCGGTCTTCTGTGGGATTGACCCACAGCCCCTGCCACCGCTGGACGCGGATGAAGTGGTGCGGGTGGCGCGCAAGCTGCTTGGTGTTCGCGGCAACCGCTCCGTGCCGCGGGAACTGCTCGCCTCCGAGGACACGTCGCTGGGGCTCGTTCTGCTCTGGCACGGAGTGGCGGATGGGCTGAGGGCGAAGGCGAAGCAGGAGCCCAGGCTGACCAACACGGATGGTGAGCCGCTCGTGTTCGTGGTGGACCTCTATGCGTTCGCGCCGGAGGCCCACTCCCGGGTCCTGGAGGCGCTCAGCACGCTGGAGGGCATGGAGGTGGAGGAGGAGGGGGAGGTGTTTCGCTGTACCTTCCTGAAGGAAGGCAATGCGATGCACGCGGGCTGGGAGAACACCATCATCGGGAGTGCGGAGGTGGGGGCGGATTCGCTGCGGTTGGAGGCGAACTCGGTGGAGCGGGCGGACGCGCTGGGCCGCCGGGTGGAAGCCGCGTGCGACGGGCTCGTCCGCCACCGCTCACGAGAGAAGACCGAGCCGTCGAAGGTGCGCGAGGGGAGGGCGGGTCAACGGCCGCCGCCTTCACCCGAGGAGCAGGAGTCACTGCGCGAGTTCAAGGCGAGGCACTATGCCGCGTGGCTGGACAGCCAGCTGCCGGCGCTCAAGGGAAAGAGTCCGCGTCAGGCGGTGCGGACCAAGGCCGGGCGCCATCAGGTGGACGTCCTGCTCAAGCAACTGGAGAACCTGGAGGCGAACCGGTCCGTCGAGGAGCGGATGGACGTGTCCGGACTGAGGCGGGAGTTGGGTCTGGAGGGGTGA
- a CDS encoding GAF domain-containing sensor histidine kinase gives MQVPGSNFVAAVERMSRALEQLASAPSALAVLQEVARCAASSVGLERAAIVWLDVDGRLLTQATPGLCPEALATCGRRLLDTPPLEPVPWLFHQTERALEPALARVMDGLGAASLLALPVRAAGGGTVGVLLGPSPEPRGFSPEEMRRFTLYAQLAGLAIERGRWVESARTSALQARAEAEQAELLRLTSFHAVTEAFGRALTREDVGRAVLELGVPAVGALGGTVHQASADGCSVEMVASVGTRAEDEALLRTLPREMPELPGFDAAARGVPVWLESPEDARARYPAFMAYMSRQPCQAFAFLPLRVEQRSLGLLAFGFAQARHFTELERTLMMGLARQCAQAMERARLYENERAARLQAEAAGQRLQLLADAGVLLSGSLEWESSVASVAQLAVGSFSDWCAVDFLDDHGALRRLTVQHVRPERSLMHDKIESYSPERARPSAITEVVRTGRSQLVTGLVPPFSRKAEARPGEKPGGGSFLIVPLVARQRTLGAMSFVRGPEHAPFTDADRSLAEDLAARTGMAIDNARLLRKARSAEAESRRNAARLRSLVEVDKLLAEAGLDLPAVLDVIARKVSEVMGDGCVLQLMAEDGDFLEPVTIHHPDPEAGWLLAGTVHARRQKLGEGLHGGAVSSGRAVLLPDIDVEEARTSGRLPEYLPYLDRYGPQSLLVVPLTVKGRVFGSLGVVRDVAGGKPYGEEDQMLLQSLGERAALAIEDARLYGAATEAVRLRDDFLSVAGHELKTPLSALRLQIQMLARTAREVATTPGLAQRVEKAERTSERLGALIDELLDAGRITSGRLNLQREEVDLAALTRDTVGRLSEALARAGSEVKLVADAAVPGRWDRVRLEQVVGNLLSNAAKYGRGQPVEVRVESGMDGRARLVVKDNGIGIAPEDQARIFERFERAVNGQQFNGLGLGLWISREIVESHGGHILVRSAPGEGSTFTVELPRE, from the coding sequence ATGCAGGTGCCCGGAAGCAATTTCGTCGCGGCGGTGGAGCGCATGTCGCGCGCGCTGGAGCAGCTCGCGTCGGCGCCGTCGGCCCTGGCCGTGCTGCAGGAGGTGGCGCGCTGCGCCGCGTCCTCGGTGGGGCTGGAGCGTGCCGCCATCGTCTGGCTGGACGTGGACGGACGGCTGCTGACACAGGCCACTCCCGGGCTCTGCCCCGAGGCGCTGGCCACGTGCGGACGCCGCCTGCTGGACACGCCTCCACTGGAGCCCGTGCCCTGGTTGTTCCACCAGACGGAGCGGGCGCTGGAGCCGGCGCTCGCGAGGGTGATGGACGGGCTGGGGGCGGCGTCGCTGCTGGCCCTGCCGGTGCGGGCCGCGGGCGGTGGCACCGTGGGCGTGCTGCTGGGGCCCTCGCCGGAGCCGCGTGGCTTCTCTCCGGAGGAGATGCGGCGCTTCACCCTCTACGCGCAGCTGGCCGGGCTGGCCATCGAGCGCGGCCGGTGGGTGGAGTCCGCGCGCACCTCCGCGTTGCAGGCCCGCGCCGAGGCCGAGCAGGCCGAGCTGCTGCGCCTCACCAGCTTCCACGCGGTGACGGAGGCCTTCGGCCGCGCCCTCACCCGCGAGGACGTGGGCCGGGCGGTGCTGGAGCTGGGCGTGCCCGCCGTGGGCGCGCTGGGCGGCACGGTGCACCAGGCCTCGGCGGATGGGTGCTCGGTGGAGATGGTGGCCTCGGTGGGCACGCGCGCGGAGGACGAGGCCCTGCTGCGCACCCTGCCCCGGGAGATGCCCGAGCTGCCCGGCTTCGACGCGGCGGCGCGGGGCGTGCCGGTGTGGCTGGAGTCCCCCGAGGACGCGCGGGCCCGCTACCCCGCCTTCATGGCGTACATGTCGCGCCAGCCCTGCCAGGCCTTCGCCTTCCTCCCCCTCCGGGTGGAGCAGCGCAGCCTGGGACTGCTGGCCTTCGGCTTCGCCCAGGCGCGCCACTTCACCGAGCTGGAGCGCACCCTGATGATGGGACTGGCGCGCCAGTGCGCCCAGGCCATGGAGCGCGCCCGCCTCTACGAGAACGAGCGCGCGGCCCGTCTCCAGGCCGAGGCCGCCGGACAGCGGCTGCAACTGCTCGCCGACGCCGGCGTGCTGCTGTCCGGCTCCCTCGAGTGGGAGTCGTCGGTGGCCAGCGTGGCGCAGCTCGCCGTGGGGAGCTTCTCCGACTGGTGCGCGGTGGACTTCCTCGACGACCACGGCGCCCTGCGGCGGCTCACCGTGCAGCACGTGCGCCCGGAGCGCTCGTTGATGCATGACAAGATTGAAAGCTACTCGCCGGAGCGGGCCCGGCCCTCGGCGATCACGGAGGTGGTGCGCACCGGGCGCTCGCAGCTCGTCACCGGGCTGGTGCCCCCCTTCTCGCGCAAGGCGGAGGCGCGTCCCGGAGAGAAACCCGGGGGCGGCTCGTTCCTCATCGTGCCGCTGGTGGCTCGCCAGCGCACCCTGGGCGCCATGTCCTTCGTGCGCGGGCCCGAGCACGCGCCCTTCACCGACGCGGACCGCTCGCTGGCCGAGGACCTGGCGGCGCGCACGGGCATGGCCATCGACAATGCGCGCCTGTTGCGCAAGGCCCGCTCCGCCGAGGCCGAGTCCCGCCGCAACGCCGCGCGCCTGCGCAGCCTCGTGGAGGTGGACAAGTTGTTGGCGGAAGCCGGCCTGGATCTGCCGGCGGTGCTGGATGTGATCGCCCGCAAGGTGTCCGAGGTGATGGGAGATGGGTGCGTGCTGCAACTCATGGCCGAGGACGGGGACTTCCTGGAGCCCGTCACCATCCACCACCCGGATCCCGAGGCGGGCTGGCTGCTGGCGGGCACCGTGCACGCGCGGCGGCAGAAGCTGGGCGAGGGACTGCATGGCGGCGCCGTCTCCAGCGGGCGCGCGGTGCTGCTGCCGGACATCGACGTGGAGGAGGCGCGGACCTCGGGCCGGCTGCCCGAGTACCTGCCCTACCTGGACCGCTACGGCCCGCAGAGTCTGCTGGTGGTGCCGCTCACGGTGAAGGGGCGGGTCTTCGGCAGCCTCGGCGTGGTGCGCGACGTGGCCGGGGGCAAGCCCTACGGCGAGGAGGACCAGATGTTGCTGCAGAGCCTCGGCGAGCGCGCGGCCCTGGCCATCGAGGACGCGCGGCTGTACGGCGCGGCCACCGAGGCGGTGCGCCTGCGCGATGACTTCCTCTCCGTGGCGGGGCACGAGCTGAAGACGCCGCTGAGCGCGTTGCGGCTGCAGATCCAGATGCTGGCACGCACGGCGCGGGAGGTGGCCACCACCCCGGGACTGGCGCAGCGCGTGGAGAAGGCCGAGCGCACCAGCGAGCGGCTGGGCGCCCTCATCGACGAGCTGCTGGACGCGGGCCGCATCACCTCGGGGCGGCTGAACCTGCAGCGCGAGGAGGTGGACCTGGCGGCACTGACACGCGACACGGTGGGGCGCCTGTCCGAGGCGCTCGCCCGCGCCGGCAGCGAGGTGAAGCTGGTGGCCGACGCCGCCGTGCCCGGCCGGTGGGACCGGGTGCGGCTGGAGCAGGTGGTGGGCAACCTGCTGTCCAACGCGGCGAAGTACGGGCGCGGCCAGCCCGTGGAGGTGCGCGTGGAGTCGGGGATGGATGGCCGGGCCCGGCTGGTGGTGAAGGACAACGGGATTGGCATCGCCCCCGAGGACCAGGCCCGCATCTTCGAGCGCTTCGAGCGCGCCGTGAATGGCCAGCAGTTCAACGGGCTCGGGCTGGGGCTGTGGATTTCACGGGAGATCGTCGAGTCCCACGGGGGCCACATCCTGGTGCGCAGCGCTCCCGGAGAGGGGTCCACCTTCACCGTGGAGCTTCCCCGGGAGTAG
- a CDS encoding alpha/beta fold hydrolase, with protein MREATLPALPRLVPEPEDIQQGYELAFEQRPVRGHPVRLFTFPGGSLDESRTVLCLPGLGASGRSFAPMRPLAAERRFLLWTPTLQTPLTHTPLQWNLAALEHPDARLPERFALVGSSFGSLISIAYALAHPERLKALVLVSPVASVHRVRRWALALSTLVRMPKPFAYIFAPTVARVLGGRHLPPEGRAEIVREARRLSPVELLRRLQDILTASYLDDLERLRVPTLILHGARDLLVPLSYARDVAARIPGSRLEVIREASHLPYMSHTQAFNAFVGDFLAQHDS; from the coding sequence ATGCGTGAAGCCACCCTTCCCGCCCTGCCGCGACTCGTCCCCGAGCCGGAGGACATCCAACAGGGTTATGAATTGGCCTTCGAGCAGCGCCCGGTGCGCGGCCACCCGGTGCGGCTCTTCACCTTCCCCGGGGGAAGCCTCGACGAGTCGCGCACCGTGCTGTGTCTGCCCGGACTGGGCGCCTCGGGACGCTCGTTCGCGCCCATGCGGCCCCTGGCGGCCGAGCGGCGGTTCCTCCTATGGACCCCGACGCTGCAGACGCCCCTGACGCATACGCCGTTGCAGTGGAACCTCGCCGCGCTGGAGCACCCGGACGCGCGGCTCCCCGAGCGCTTCGCCCTGGTGGGCTCGTCCTTCGGCAGCCTCATCTCCATCGCCTATGCGCTGGCCCACCCCGAGCGGCTCAAGGCGCTGGTGCTGGTCTCACCCGTGGCCAGCGTTCACCGGGTGCGGCGCTGGGCCCTGGCCCTGTCCACGCTGGTGCGCATGCCCAAACCCTTCGCCTACATCTTCGCGCCCACCGTGGCGCGGGTGCTCGGCGGGCGCCACCTGCCTCCCGAGGGCCGGGCAGAGATCGTCCGCGAGGCACGCCGGCTCTCCCCCGTGGAGCTGCTGCGGCGGCTGCAGGACATCCTGACCGCCAGCTACCTGGATGACCTCGAGCGCCTGCGCGTGCCCACCCTCATCCTCCACGGCGCCAGGGATCTGCTCGTCCCCCTCTCGTACGCCCGGGACGTGGCCGCCCGCATCCCCGGCTCGCGCCTGGAGGTCATCCGCGAGGCCAGCCACCTGCCGTACATGAGCCACACCCAGGCCTTCAACGCCTTCGTCGGCGACTTCCTCGCTCAACACGACTCGTAG
- a CDS encoding Uma2 family endonuclease, with translation MTAMLSTAFLSHVEPLPLRRKGLSLATRPVSSRSAALHAYAASQLGAELIATYGAGRGTAGASWLLLSGLEIHLGQSVLSPDLIGWRRERLPRMARGSSGIALSPDWVCEVLSHPEERATLLPLYAREGIRHVWLVDPEVRTLEVLQLDGRRYALTALHSGTSTVRAEPFNALELPLRLLWAE, from the coding sequence ATGACCGCCATGTTGAGCACCGCTTTCCTGTCCCACGTCGAGCCCCTTCCCCTGCGCCGCAAGGGGCTCTCACTGGCCACGCGCCCCGTCTCCTCCCGCTCGGCCGCGCTGCATGCGTATGCCGCCTCCCAGCTCGGCGCCGAGCTCATCGCCACCTACGGCGCCGGCCGCGGCACCGCCGGCGCCTCCTGGCTGCTGCTGTCCGGACTGGAAATCCACCTCGGCCAGAGCGTCCTCTCGCCGGACCTCATCGGCTGGCGGCGCGAGCGTCTGCCGCGCATGGCCCGCGGCTCCTCCGGCATCGCGCTCTCCCCGGACTGGGTCTGCGAGGTGCTCTCCCACCCCGAGGAGCGCGCCACCCTGCTGCCCCTCTATGCCCGCGAGGGCATCCGCCACGTGTGGCTGGTGGACCCCGAGGTGCGCACCCTGGAGGTGCTCCAGCTCGACGGCCGCCGCTATGCGCTCACCGCCCTGCACTCGGGCACCAGCACCGTCCGTGCCGAACCTTTCAACGCCCTCGAGCTCCCGTTGCGCCTGCTCTGGGCGGAATGA
- a CDS encoding lysophospholipid acyltransferase family protein: MRRAVFRFAETGAALSALYHRARLLGAEHLPARGPVLLVGNHGLWGYETPAFFHLIHRATGRYPLGLAERGFFKIPLVRTVLPWLGGVEGTRENALASLRQGHLVVCYPGGAWETFKKPRYHYTLRWEGTLGFVRLAAQAGVPIVPFAGFGVDGTFLCPENERWCVPLAPGEKYRVPLGMGLGPLPLPVKMTFAVGPSLEPPPADAPESRLKHFRDRIATLVHHLLIRACHA, translated from the coding sequence GTGCGCCGGGCGGTCTTCCGCTTCGCCGAGACTGGCGCGGCGCTCTCCGCCCTCTATCACCGTGCCCGTCTGCTGGGCGCCGAGCACCTGCCTGCCCGCGGTCCCGTGCTGCTCGTGGGCAATCACGGCCTCTGGGGTTATGAGACGCCTGCTTTCTTTCATTTGATACATCGCGCTACAGGCCGCTACCCATTGGGCCTGGCCGAGCGAGGCTTCTTCAAAATCCCCCTGGTGAGAACCGTTCTGCCCTGGTTGGGAGGCGTGGAGGGCACCCGGGAGAATGCCCTCGCCTCCTTGAGACAGGGACACCTCGTCGTCTGTTATCCCGGCGGCGCGTGGGAGACGTTCAAGAAGCCTCGCTACCATTACACGCTGCGGTGGGAAGGCACGCTGGGCTTCGTGCGGCTGGCCGCCCAGGCGGGCGTTCCCATCGTCCCCTTCGCCGGCTTCGGCGTGGACGGCACCTTCCTCTGCCCCGAGAACGAGCGCTGGTGTGTTCCCCTCGCACCCGGTGAGAAATACCGGGTCCCCCTGGGGATGGGCCTGGGTCCGCTCCCACTGCCCGTGAAGATGACCTTCGCCGTGGGTCCTTCCCTGGAGCCACCTCCGGCGGATGCACCCGAGTCCCGGCTCAAACACTTTCGTGACCGGATTGCCACACTGGTGCACCACCTCCTCATCCGAGCCTGCCATGCGTGA